The sequence below is a genomic window from Bremerella alba.
GATGTCGCCCAGCTTGTAGCTGTCGCCGGAAACCATGTTCTCGACCAGGCCGCACAACGCGACCACGTTGACAGGCAGCTTCAACGCCGAGATCGCTTTGATTGCGCCCAGCACGGTGGCGGCACCGGCCATATCGGCTTTCATGGTGATCATGCCGTCCGATGGTTTCAGCGAGAGCCCGCCACTATCGAAGGTGACCCCTTTGCCGACCAATGCCAACGGTGGCTCGCCCTCTTTGCCGCCGTTGTAGCGAACGATGACCAGGCGAGGATCACGCACGCTGCCGCGAGCCACGGCCAAAAGGCTGCCGCAGTTTTCTTCGGTCAGCTTGGCTTTGTCCCAGACTTCGATGTTCAGGTCGTGGTTTTCAGCGACGACAGCCGCTTCTTCGGCGAAGGTGGCCGGGTAGATATCGTTGGCACAGCGATTGACCAGCGAGCGGGTCAGGTTGATCGCATTGCCCAGGGCGAAACCACGTTCGAGCACTTCTTCGGTGGCCGAATTCCAGACGATCTCGCGCGGGGGCGTTTGTTTCTTTTCTTTGCGATAAATGTCTTGACCATTCACGCCAACCAGCGCCCCGGCGATCGCTTGCTCCATGAGCTCGCTCGGCCAGAAGTCGTCTAAGTAGAACGCGGCCTTTTCGACCTTCTTGGCCGACAAGGCGACTGCGGCGGTGGCGGCCGCTTCGTAGGCACGATGTTGATTCAGGTCTTCCTTCTTGCCCAGGCCGATCACAAAAATGCGTGTGACGGCAAAGCCGCTGGGGGCCAGGATCGTGGTGACTTCGTTGGCCTTGCCCGTGATATCTTCCGATTCAAGCAAACGGGTAATGCTTCCGCCGATCAGGTTATCTAACTGGTTGGCAGGCGGCGAAAGGCCATCTTCGTAAGTGCCTACAACCAGGACATCTCCGGAGAAATCGGAGATCTTATGTTCGGTACCGGTAACCTTCATCGATTTCGTCTCTGCTCGGCGGATCGGGATATCAGCGGAAGCCCACTGGAAACGTTGCTATTGTATCGCTGAGAACGGTTTACTTACAGTGTGGAAAGCCATGCGGGGCCGGTGCAGCCCAAAATGGTGGGTGATATTCACGCCGAGGTTAACAATGGATCGCTTGCGAAGCCTGGTACTGCTTACTGTTTTTTCGGCCTTTTTGCCAACAATTGCCTGGGCTCAGTCACCACGGGTGATGGTAGAGCTGGCGTTTGTCTCCCGCATTCAGCAGCGGACAGATCAAACGCCGCTGAAGAATCAGTTCGAGACGATGCTTCCCCAGTCGAAACTGGCCGAAGAAGGTTTGGTGCCGTTTCTAGACGACTGGCTACGCGGCAAAGACCGCGATCTGCACGAGGTCGACCTGATGAAGTTGAAGATCCCGCTTGGCGAAGAAGTCGAGTTCGCCACACGGCATTCGTTGGCGACCAAGTTCACCGATCCGAAAAGTATGTTCGACGCCGCGGATATCCCCAAAATGCCTGGGGACGGGCTGCTGAGTGATGGCTTAGATGCGACCGTAAGGGCCGAGAAACTGCCCGATGGAAAGATTCGTGTTCGCTTCCGCTTTGG
It includes:
- a CDS encoding leucyl aminopeptidase; protein product: MKVTGTEHKISDFSGDVLVVGTYEDGLSPPANQLDNLIGGSITRLLESEDITGKANEVTTILAPSGFAVTRIFVIGLGKKEDLNQHRAYEAAATAAVALSAKKVEKAAFYLDDFWPSELMEQAIAGALVGVNGQDIYRKEKKQTPPREIVWNSATEEVLERGFALGNAINLTRSLVNRCANDIYPATFAEEAAVVAENHDLNIEVWDKAKLTEENCGSLLAVARGSVRDPRLVIVRYNGGKEGEPPLALVGKGVTFDSGGLSLKPSDGMITMKADMAGAATVLGAIKAISALKLPVNVVALCGLVENMVSGDSYKLGDILTSRSGKTIEVLNTDAEGRLVLADVLNVALDEKPMAIVDLATLTGACVVALGMDIAGLMTNEPDWCREIEQAGMTTGEKMWQLPMFAEFGEQVKSQIADIKNVGDGRWGGAITAAKFLEEFVDETPWTHIDIAGPSFAEKPKPYCSGGATGFAVRTLVELARRQATR